GGGCGACAGCGGCCGTCGTCCGGTGAACGCGAGCGTCGCGAGGGTGGCCGCGACGCCCGCGAGGACGGCGACGACACCTGCGCCCCGGCGCCGCGGGAGCGAGGCGGCCCGGAAGCCGCGCGGGAGTCGCGCGAGCACGAACACCAGCACGACGACGGTGAGGATCTCGACCAGGAGCTGCGTCAGCGCCACGTCGACCGCACCGAGCGAGAGGAAGAAGACGCCGACGGTGAAGCCCACGACGCCGGCGGCGACGACCGCGCCGAGTCGGCTGCGGGCGCGGATGACCGCGGCGGTGCCGAAGGCGATCAGGAGCATCAGCGCCACGTCCAGGACGACGACGTCACCCCCCGGCACGGGTACGGCGCCGGTGAGGAGCGCGGCGACCCCGAGCCCTGCCAGGACGGTGAGCGGGACGGCGAGATACGCCGCAGGCGCGTCGCTGCGGCTCAACGCGCCCACCCCGCGGCCGGCTGCGACCGTGGCGCCCTGCACGCGCGCCACGACCCCGACCCCGGTCCAGGGCAGCAGGGAGCGGCCCTCGATCAGGCGGTCGACCCGGGCCCGCTGCCAGGCGAGGACGCCACCCAGCGCGAGCACGACCAGGGAGACGACGAGCGGGGCGTTGACGCCGTGCCACAGCGCCAGCGGGTAGTGCGCTCCTCCGACGGTGGCCTGCTGCGCGTCCCGCACCCACGGGTCGACGAGCACGACACCCGGGCCCAGCACCAGACCCGCGAGGGCGGTCAGGTGGACCATGGCGGTCATCGGCCGCGTGCCGGCGAGAGGGGCGACCTCTCCCGGGGCGCCGGTGACGAGGCCGATCACCAGCCGGGCGCTGTAGGCGACCGTCAGCACTGCCCCGGCCGCCAGCACCAGCGTCATCAACCAGGCCGACCCGCTCGGCGCGTCGATGACGGTCTCGAGCAACTGCTCCTTGGAGACGAAGCCGATCAGCGGCGGTGCACCGGCCATGCTGGCGGCGGCCAGCGCGGCTGCGGCGGTCGTCCACGGCATGGTGCGCGCCAACCCGCCGATCTCGCGAATATCCCGGCTGCCAGCGCGCTTCTCCAGCAGGCCGACCAGCATGAACCCCGACGACTTGAACAGCGCATGGGCGACGACGTGGACCGCGGCGGCCCGCAGCGCGAGCGGCGTACCGACCCCGACCGCGGTGACGAGGAGCCCGAGCTGACTCACGGTGGAGTAGGCCAGCAGCTCCTTGAGGTCGGTGCGTTGCAGGGCGAACACCGCGCCCATGACCGCGGTGATCAGTCCCAGGGTGATGAGCATCGGCCCCCACACGTCGCTGTGCGACGCGGCCGGCGCGAAGCGCATGAGCAGGAAGATGCCGGCCTTCACCATGGCCGCCGCGTGCAGGTAGGCGCTGACCGGCGCCGGGGCGACCATGGCGTCGGGCAACCAGGCGTGGAACGGGAACTGCGCCGACTTCGTCAGTGCCGCGACCGCGACCAGCACGGCGGCGCCGGTGGCGAAGCCCGGGTCCTCCGCCCACGCGGGCGAGGCGAGCGCTGCGCTCAGGCTCGTCGTACCGGTGGTCACGATGATGAGCAC
The nucleotide sequence above comes from Nocardioides massiliensis. Encoded proteins:
- a CDS encoding DUF4040 family protein, coding for MTLLWIVVAAATVVLLAVPVAGWLGARAGIVLGAALGALGVTTGVLAARADDVLVSEVAWMPSLDVAFALRLDGLSLLFALVVLLIGAVVLIYSATYLPAHDRGGAAQFYVLMTFFAAAMLVLVVADDLVVMFVAWELTTLCSYLLILRSGPQAGPPATRTFLVTFMGGLCLLAAVVLIIVTTGTTSLSAALASPAWAEDPGFATGAAVLVAVAALTKSAQFPFHAWLPDAMVAPAPVSAYLHAAAMVKAGIFLLMRFAPAASHSDVWGPMLITLGLITAVMGAVFALQRTDLKELLAYSTVSQLGLLVTAVGVGTPLALRAAAVHVVAHALFKSSGFMLVGLLEKRAGSRDIREIGGLARTMPWTTAAAALAAASMAGAPPLIGFVSKEQLLETVIDAPSGSAWLMTLVLAAGAVLTVAYSARLVIGLVTGAPGEVAPLAGTRPMTAMVHLTALAGLVLGPGVVLVDPWVRDAQQATVGGAHYPLALWHGVNAPLVVSLVVLALGGVLAWQRARVDRLIEGRSLLPWTGVGVVARVQGATVAAGRGVGALSRSDAPAAYLAVPLTVLAGLGVAALLTGAVPVPGGDVVVLDVALMLLIAFGTAAVIRARSRLGAVVAAGVVGFTVGVFFLSLGAVDVALTQLLVEILTVVVLVFVLARLPRGFRAASLPRRRGAGVVAVLAGVAATLATLAFTGRRPLSPAGEYYITTTQQETGADNVVNSILVDFRALDTLGELVVLAVAALSILALVRARPVARPRTVSQPVRAGVVPDSRGETAWDDLAEPGANALFIAVLARVGIPVMLLGSVYLLLRGHNAPGGGFIGALVGASAFALAYLAAPSDEQGRPRLPYLRVAGAGIVVAVLTGFLGFLDGSFLRPLDGYVLGIHVTTALIFDVGVYLGVLGVILAALGLLGAPPDTPDDYDGVIEDDDLRAFAEDVPEGRHLRPRPPAPPISIGPLHPARAPRRIPRRTKEAQR